The Bradyrhizobium sp. G127 genome segment TGTTGCGATTCCGGCGGGTCCGCTGAAATTTCTGCTGTGGCTGCTGAAATTCCTCCGCGTCACCAAGCTCGGCCCCGCGGCGGTCAAGTTCGTGCAGTACCGGCCGGTGCTGGCCAATGACAAGCTGAAATCCGAGTTCGGATTCGCGCCGCGCTACAACGCACGCGAGGTGTTCGAGCGCTATCGTGACGGGCGTCCGGAGAACGCGACATGACGACGCTCGTCATCGGCGCTGGCCCGGCGGGGCTTGCCGCCGTCAAAAGCCTGAAGGAAGCCGGCCTGCCGGTGCGCTGCGTGGAGAAAAACGCCGACGTCGGAGGGCAATGGCTCTATGGCTCACCCGCCAGCGCGGTGTATGCCTCGACCCATCTGATTTCCTCGAAGCGCACCACGGCCTATGCGGATTTCCCGATGCCGGAGGACTGGCCGGCCTATCCCGGCCATGCGCAGGTCTCGGAATATTTCAAATCGTTTGCGAAGCATTTCGATCTCTATCCCTCGATCAGCTTCAATACCGATGTTCACAAGATCGAGCAGCGTGACGGCAGCTGGCGCGCAACATTCAGCGACGGCACGAGCGACGATTACGAGAGCGTCATTTTCGCCAATGGCCATCTCAGCGATCCCCTGACGCCGAAGATTGCGGGCGAGTTCAGCGGCAAGCTGATGCACGCGAAAGATTACAAAACCGCCGACATTTTCGAAGGCAAGCGCGTTCTGGTGGTCGGCATGGGCAACACCGGCTGCGACATCGTGGTCGATGCGATTCACCGCGCCAGCAAGGTGCTGTGGAGCGTGCGCGGCGGCAATCATTTCGTACCGAAGTTCCTCGCCGGCAAGCCGGCCGACGAGGGCAACCACAAGCCCAGGCGTTTTATCATCCCGAAGCGGCTGCGCTCGATGCTGCATGAACCGATCCTGCGGTTTCTGGTCGGGCCGCCCGAGCGCTTCGGCCTGCCGAAGCCGCAGCATCGGCTTTACGACAGGACGCCCATCGTCAATTCGCTGGTGCTGCAGCATCTGGGGCAGGGCGATGTGACCCTGCGCAAGCCGATCCGGGAATTTCGCGGGGATACCGTTGTCTTCGCCGACGGACAGGAAGACGAGGTCGATCTTGTTCTGCTCGCGACCGGCTACGAGATCACGTTTCCGTTTCTCGAAGATCTCTCCGAACTGAACTGGCTGCCGGAGCGCCATGCGCCGCGGCTCTATCTCAATATCTTCCCGTCGCGTCCGAATGGCCTCTATGTCGCGGGTTTGCTTGAAGGGGCAGGCGTCGGCTGGCCGGGCCGCGCGCTGCAGGCCGATCTGATTGCGGCCTATATCAGGGCGCAAAAGGAAAGCGCCGATACCACGGCGGATTTTCGCGACAAGATCGCCGCCTTTCATGCTCGGCCTCCGGGCAAGGATCGCGGCGACCACGGTATTTTCGTCGACTTCCTGCAATACAAACGTGATCTTCAGAAAGCCATCGCGAGCTTGAGCGTTCCTTCGCCCGCGGTATAACCAGCCTGGAATTATCGGAGGACTTCATGGGTACGACCATCACTTTCAAGCGTCCCGACGGCAAGGAAGCCAAGGGCTATCTCGCCAATGCCGCGCGCGGCAATGCGCCGGGCGTCGTCGTCATCCAGGAGTGGTGGGGTCTGTCGGCAAACATCAGGGCGCTGACCGATCGCTTTGCGCTCGCCGGATTCGATGCTCTGGCACCCGATCTCTACAACGGCGTGGTCGTGCCCTATCACGACACCGACGAAGCCAACAAGCAGATGGGGTCGCTCGATTTCATGGACGCCACCACCCAGACGGTGCGCGGCGCTGCGCAGTATCTCGCGCGCAACGGCGCAAAGGTCGGCCTCACCGGCTTCTGCCTCGGCGGCGCGGTGACGATCATCGGCTCGACGCGCATTTCAGAACTGGCCGCGGCCGTTGCCTTCTACGGCATTCCGCCGGAACAGGCGGCGAAGCCCGCCGACGTCAAGATTCCGTTGCAGGGCCATTTCGCAAACCGCGACGACTGGTGCACACCGCAGGTGGTGGACGCTTTCGAGAAGGGTCTGAAGGCCGCCGGCAAGACCGCGGAGTTTTTCCGCTATGATGCCGATCACGCCTTCGTCAACGAGGAGCGGGCGGCGGTGCATGACCGCGAAGCCGCGGAACTCGCCTGGGGCCGGGCCACGGACTTCTTCAAGAAGCATTTGGGGTGACGTTCACCATCTCCGATTTGCGTCAGCAACCGGCGTTTTTCGACGCGGTTGCCGACCGCATCTGGCGGGGATGGTGGAAGGAGCGGGGCTTTCCGGCCGACTATATCGTCGGCCGCCTGCGCGAGAACATGTCTCCGTCGCCGATTCCGTTCGCGCTGGTGGCGCATCGCGGCGACACGTTCATGGGCACGTCGTCGGTGATCGCTGCCGACCTTGAGGATCGTCCTCAATACGCGCCCTGGGTTGCTGCGGTCTGGGTCGATCCGAAATACCGGATGCAGCAGGTTGGCTCTGCGCTGGTCGGGCGCGCGGCAGAGGGCGCCTTCGCGCTTAATTTCCGGAGGGTCTACCTCTGTGCCCCGAAGGAAAGACGCCGGTTCTACACTCGCCAAGGCTGGACCCCGGTCGAGGAGAATGTCGGGGAGCGGAAAGTTACCGTGTTCGTGCGCGTTCCGGACGGCTCGCGGTAAATCCGGATGTCGTCCCGCGAGGGGATGGGCTGCGACCGCGAAGGTGGATTTCGGGTTCGCGCCAAGACGCGCGCCCCGGAATGACGAGGAGTCGAAACATTTTGTGATGGGGATACCAATCCCCGCGCTTCAAACCTCTCTTAAGTTCGAAGCGTCCTGTTCGTGAGGGGCGCTTCTCGAGGGCGCTTTTGAAGCGGAACAGGATGCGGCGCCTGCGCGATGTGGATTCGCACCCACACGTCCGGGAGGCCGGGGGTCACCGTCCGGGCCAACTACGTGGCTCTGCCTTCAATGGCTGGACGAGGACAGGATGAAGGCGGGCGAAAGCCTGCCGGATCGGAGGCGCGATACGCGCTCGTCCTGTCCCGGAAGCACGGTCCCCCGGACACAAATCGCCGCGAATGGAGCGCCGTGAGGCGACGCGCTTCCTTTTCGCAGAGGAAGCGAAACAAGACATTTGCGCCTTGCGGCGCTCCATGCCCCTCGTTGTTGAGGGGCGAGACTGAAAGCAAAACTCGCGCGCGGCGCGGGAATAATGGCGCGTGGCTGTATGACAATCGAATCTGGAATTCGGGAATGGCGCGGGGACGACATGGAGAGAGATGGCGCCCGGCTATGACGAATTGTGAATGGGGCGGCCTGGATCCTGCATTGCTCCCCTTGACATCGCCTCGCGCCAATGATGTTTTGCCCGCCATGAACACCGCATCCTGCCCAGCCCGTCTTTGGTGGCGCACCTTCTAAAGGTGGCCGGTGCGATTCCCGTGAATTTCAATCGTCGAGGCCGTCATCGCAGAGCGACGGCCTTTTTCGTTTGTCCTGTGTGGCGTTCCTCCAGCAAGTCTCGTAAGAGGACCAGATGAACAGGACAGTTTTCTCGCTTCCCGCGCAGAGTGAATACCGGGCCGCCCGCGGCCTGGACGTGACGCGTTCCGTCGAGCATTTTACCGGCGGAGCGGCGCTCGACCGGCTGATCGAGCAACTCGACACCCGCCGCGGCGTGGTTCTGTCGTCGGGCACCACGGTACCGGGCCGCTATGAGAGCTTCGATCTCGGCTTTGCCGATCCGCCGCTGCGGCTGGAATCCACCGGAACGGATTTCTTCATCGAGGCGCTGAACGCGCGCGGCAAGGTGCTGGTCGCGTTTCTGAGCCAGACCCTGAAGGAGCCTTGCGCGGTCATCACCGAGAAGAGCGCGACACGCCTTGCAGGCCATATCGTGCGCGGCGACGCTCCGGTGGACGAGGACCAGCGCACGCGGCGCGCATCCGTCGTGTCGCTGGTGCGCGATATCATCGCGGCGTTCAGTTCGCCGAATGATGGGCTGCTCGGCCTGTTCGGCGCCTTCGCCTACGATCTCGTGTTCCAGTTCGAAGACCTGAAGCAGAAGCGCACGCGCGAGAAGGATCAGCGCGACATCGTTCTCTACATTCCCGACCGCATTCTGGCCTATGACCGCGCCACGGGACGTGGCGTGATCCTGAGCTACGATTTTGCGTGGGACGGGCAATCGACCAAAGGCCTCGATCGCGAAACGCCGCAGAGCGTTTACGCCAAGACCAAGCGCGAGGGCTTTGCCGATCACGCGCCCGGCGTCTATCAGGAAACCGTCGAAACCGCGCGCAAGGCATTCGCGCGCGGCGACCTTTTCGAGGCGGTGCCGGGACAGTTGTTCGCCGAACCGTGCGAGCGCACCCCGGCCGAAGTGTTCCAGCGGCTGTGCAGGATCAACCCTTCTCCTTATGGCGCGCTGATCAATCTCGGCGAGGGCGAATTCCTGGTGGCGGCGTCGCCGGAAATGTTCGTGCGTTCCGACGGACGGCGGATCGAGACCTGTCCGATCTCGGGCACCATCGCGCGCGGCGTGGACGCCATCAGCGACGCCAAGCAGATTCAGGAGCTGCTCAATTCGCAGAAGGACGAATTCGAGCTCAACATGTGCACCGACGTCGATCGCAACGACAAGGCGCGGGTCTGTGTGCCGGGGTCGATCAAGGTGCTGGCGCGGCGGCAGATCGAGACCTATTCCAAGCTGTTTCACACCGTCGATCATGTCGAAGGCATGCTGCGTCCGGGGTTTGATGCACTGGACGGTTTCCTCACCCACGCCTGGGCTGTCACCGTCACCGGCGCGCCGAAGCTGTGGGCGATGCAGTTCGTGGAAGATCACGAACGGTCGTCGCGTCGCTGGTATGCCGGCGCTCTCGGCTTCATCGGCTTCGACGGCAGCATCAACACCGGCCTCACCATCCGCACCATCCGCATGAAGGACGGCCTCGCCGAAGTGCGCGTCGGCGCGACGCTGTTGTTCGATAGCGATCCCGTCGCCGAGGAGAAGGAATGCCAGACCAAGGCGGCGGCGCTGTTTCAGGCGCTGCGCGGCGATCCGCCGAAGCCGCTGTCAGCCTTCCAGCCCGATGCGTCAGGATCCGGCAAGCGGGTGCTGCTGATCGATCACGAGGATTCGTTCGTGCACATGCTGGCGGATTATTTCCGTCAGGTCGGCGCCACCGTCACCGTCACCCGGCACAATCACGCGCTCGCACTGCTGAAGACGGAAAAATACGATCTGCTGGTGCTGTCTCCGGGTCCGGGCCGGCCGCAGGATTTCGGCGTTTCGAAATTCATCGGCGCGGCGCTTGAGAAGAAGCTGCCGGTGTTCGGTGTCTGTCTCGGCGTGCAGGCGATCGGCGAATATTTCGGCGGCAAGCTCGGACAACTGCCGTTGCCGGCGCACGGGCGGCCTTCGCGTGTTCAGGTGCGCGGCGGCACGCTGATGGGTAACCTGCCGAACGAAGTCACCATCGGCCGCTATCACTCGCTCTATGTCGAGCGCGACGGCATGCCGGACGTGCTGCAGGTCACCGCGACGACGGAGGATGGAATCGCGATGGCCATCGAGCACAAGACGCTGCCGGTCGGCGGCGTGCAGTTTCATCCAGAGTCGCTGATGTCGCTGGAAGGCAACGTCGGACTGCGGATCGTGGAGAATGCATTTCGCCTTGGCCAGAAGGCCAATGCCTGAGCAGCCATTTTCTTGAGATTTTGAAAGACGCCATATGACTCTTGCAGACGATTTGAAGGCCACGGTCCGCGCCATTCCGGACTATCCGAAACCCGGCATCATCTTCCGCGACATCACAACGCTGCTGGGGAATGCATGGGCCTTTCGCCGCGCGGTCGATGAACTGGTGCAGCCGTGGGCCGGCTCCAAGATCGACAAGGTCGCAGGCATGGAAGCGCGCGGGTTCATCCTCGGCGGCGCGGTCGCGCATCAGGTCTCCGCGGGCTTCGTGCCAATCCGCAAGAAGGGCAAGCTGCCGCACACCACGGTGCGGATCGCTTACTCGCTGGAATACGGCCTTGATGAAATGGAAATGCATGCCGATGCCATCCAGCCCGGCGAGCGCGTCATCCTGATCGACGATCTGATCGCGACCGGCGGCACGGCCGAGGGCGCGGTCAAGCTGCTGCGCCAGATCGGCGCCAATGTTGTCGCGGCATGTTTCATCATCGATCTCCCGGATCTCGGCGGCGCGGCCAAGCTGCGCGCGATGGACGTGCCGGTGCGCACGCTGATGACGTTCGACGGGCACTGACAACAACGAGGGCGGCAAATGGATCTGGAGCTTAAGGGCAAGATCGCCGTCGTCACCGGCGGAACGCGGGGCATCGGCAAGGCCATTGCCCGCTCGCTCGCGGGCGAAGGCATGGACGTCGCCATCGTCGGGCGTGATCTGGAAGCGGCAAAGGCGACGGCGTCGGAAATTGCCGGCGAAACCGGCCGGACCGTGCGCGCCTATTCGGCGGACACCGGCAAGGATGACGCGGTGCGCGCCGCGGTCGCCGCGATCCGCAACGACTTCGGCCGGATTGATGTGCTGGTGAACAGCGCGGCGCAGCCAAGTGGACAGGCCAAGCCGCCATCCTTGAGCGAAATCACCGACGAGATTTTCTGGAGCGACGTTAACGTCAAGGTGATGGGATACTTGCGCATGGCGCGTGAGGTGGCCCCCTTGATGACGGCGCAGGGCTGGGGCCGCATTATCAACATTAGCGGACTCGGCGCGCGGCAGACCGGCACCACGGTCGGCAGCATCCGCAATGTCGGCGTGGCGGCGCTGACCAAGAACCTTGCGGATGAACTGGGGCCGAAGGGCATCAATGTGACCTGTGTTCATCCCGGTCTCACGCGAACGGAGAAAACGCCGGGCGTGATCGAGTGGCGCGCCGGCATCCAGAAAAAGACGAAGGAGGAGGTCGAGAAGGCGATGAACGATCTCAATACGATCCGCCGCCTCGTTACCGCCGAGGAAATCGGCTATATCGTCGCGTTTCTCGCCTCGCCGAAGTCGATCGCCATCAACGGCGACGTCATCGCTGCCGGCGGCGGCATCCCCGGCAGCATCTACTACTGATCCCTCACAACTTGTGCAGGATCAGATTCAATTCCAGCTCGCGAAAGCGGGTGTAATTGTTGCGCACCCACTGATGCAGTTCCGATGACTGGTCGTGGTTGGCGCGCAGATAGTGCGAGAACGAGAAGTTCAGCCGGCCGATGATCGACTTGAGGAACGCGGGCAGTGCTGCGATCCTGAACGGCCGAGCGCCTGCGAAAGCCTGAGGCAGCGCGCCCCAAAGGACATGTTCGTTTTCGACCGGCACCAGCGCGGCATTGGGAAATGTCGCGCGCAGCATCTGCCAGGCAACGGTCGAAGCACGGTCGCGGTCGGGGATGAAGAGGATGATGGGGTCGATGCCGCGGCGTTCGGCTTCCTTGATGAAGCCGATTTCCGCGATAACCTTGAAAAACTCGTCGAAGGCGTGAAATCCGAGATCGATGACTTTGGGCACACCGTCATTGACGATCAGCCGGTCCATCAGCGCCATCTGGCCGAACGTGTCGCTGATGAGGGCGGTTTCTGTGACACCGGGAAGGTAGTCGAGGAGCGAGGGCTCGCGCAGGTTGATGTCGAAGGCCGATACTGCGCCGTTCTTCAACAGCAGAAACTCCGTCAGCACCCGGGCGATCAGCGTCTTGCCGACCGCAGGTCGGGGAGAGCAGACGATATAAACGGGCGTGCGGCGCATCCGCGATGTCCGGCGGTCAAATCTCGCCTGTATGTGTCCGCGGCTTGTCCTTCGAGCCCACGATTTCCGTCAGCTTGATGCGGTCAAATTCGCCCCAGACGTTGCCGAGCCAGTGGCGGACATAGCCGCGCAGCACGAACGAATAGTTTGCGGGCTCGTCTTTCACGCCCTTATTGGCGACGAATTTCAGGAACGGCACCGAGGCGACTTCGACTTGCTCGTAGGCCATTTCGTTCAGTTTCGGGATCGTCAGTTCGGTCGCGTTCTTGATGCGGTGGAAATAGGAGTTGTAGGTTGCCTGATCCCATTCGAAGAAGCTGGTGTTGTTGATGAAGTTTTTCACCAGAAAGTACTTCGCTCCGTCCATGAAATTCGCCGTCTCGGCGATTTCATCGAGCGATGCGATGGACGGTCCGAGGATGTGGAACACGGCGAATGTGATCTGGCCGGATTTGGCGGCATCGAGGAAGCCGATGTCACGCAACGCGGCCAGCGTCGGCGATAGAAGTCCTGCGCGGACGTCGATCACGGTGACGCTGGTGCCCGAGGTGTTCAGCGTATCGAAGATTTTCATCTGATCGGATGTGGAGGTCACATCGACGATCTCGGTGATGTCCGGATGAAACCGTTTCAGGGTCCCGCGCGGCGCTTCGGTATCGAAAGCGCGGGTCGGGATGTTATTTGCGCTGAAATAGTCGAGAACGGTGCGGGAAACCGTGGTCTTGCCGACCCCGCCCTTGTCCGCGCCCACTACGATCACTGCCGGTTTCGCCATAAGACCCCTTTTACGCACCAAACACGCCCGCCTGACGACGGCAGCTTAGCCTGCTTTCTGGCGGAACATGGCAGAAACGAGAGATAATTCAATTCTTGACGGGACGGTTATACTTAATAACCACCGGCTTCTTGGGCTGAGGGGTTATCGGCGGCCCCAGGGGCCAAGGATGGAGCCGCTGGGCGACGGAGTTGGCGCGGGGGAACTATCCCACGGGCCCCTGCGGGGAGCCTCGGGCGGCGCCTGGGGCCGCGTCCCGTCATATTGTGGTTCACCATGACCGCTCTCATCGATGGTTTCCCCGCCGGGCAACGGCAATGGGCCGGGATCGCGGCCGCCGGCATATTGCACCAGCGCTTTGACGCGAGAATCGACCGAAGGATGGGTGGCGAACAGGTCGGCAAAGCCTTCGCGCGGATTGTCGATGCACATTTCCATGACGGCTGAGGTTGCGCCCGGCAGTTCGCCGCGGCCCTCGATCTTGCGCAGCGCCATGATCATGGCATCGGGGTCCTTGGTCAGTTCGACCGAGCCTGCATCCGCCAGCAGTTCGCGCGAGCGCGACAGCGCAAAGCGCACCACCAGCGACAGCCCCCATGCCAGGCCGATCAGTGCTATGGCCAGCAGGATAATTCCGAACGCGCCGCCGCCTTTCCTGTCGCTGTCCGACGAGGATCGTCCGCCGCTGAATCTCCAGTTTGAATTGAAGACCATCCGGAAAACCAGTTCGGCGACGAAGCCGATCACGCCGGCGATGATCACGGCGACCACCATCAGCTGCACGTCGCCGTTGCGGATATGGGTCAGCTCATGGCCGAGAACCGCTTCCATCTCCCGGTCGTTGAGCGCATTCAGCAAGCCGCTGGTGACCGAGATCGAATACTGGCGGCGGTTGAGGCCGGAGGCGAAGGCATTGAGCGCACTGTCATCGACGATCTTGAGTTTCGGCATCGGGATGCCGCGGGAGATGCAGAGATTTTCGAGCAGGTTGTAGAGCCGTGGCTGCTCCTGCCGCGTCACCTCATGGCCGCCGGTGACGGCATCGATGATCGACTGGTTGAAGAAATAGGCGATCACGATCCAGAGCGCGGACCCAATGGTGGCGTAGGGAAAGGCCCGGATCAGGTCGCGGGTCGCGAGAACGATGTAATCGTCGAACGGCCGTTGGCTGTTCATGACCGCTTCCGCGATCAGCGCGCCGGCGAACACCATGACATAGACGAGCAGGAACAGGCCGCCGAGCAGCAGCATCGAACGAAACTTGTTCGATGCGATATGCGTGTAAAGACCGTACGCGGCCATGATGCGCTGCTCGCCGTTGCCGGAATTTCAGGCGGTCAGAACTTGACCGACGGCGCCTGTTCGAGTTGTCCGCGCTGCTCGCCGAGATCGAAGAAATCCTTCTTCGTAAAGCCGAGCGCACCCGCGAACAAAGCCGCCGGCAATTGCTGGATGCCGGTGTTGTATTCCTGAACAGCGTTGTTGAAGAAGCGGCGGCTGGCGGCGATCTTGTTTTCGATGTCCGACAGTTCGGACTGCAACTGCTGGAAATTCGCGTTGGCCTTGAGGTCTGGATAGGCCTCCGACAGTGCGATCAGCCGGCCGAGCGCGGCGCTGAGCTGGCCTTCGGCCGCAGATACCTGCGCGGGTCCCTGCGCGGAGA includes the following:
- a CDS encoding dienelactone hydrolase family protein, with the protein product MGTTITFKRPDGKEAKGYLANAARGNAPGVVVIQEWWGLSANIRALTDRFALAGFDALAPDLYNGVVVPYHDTDEANKQMGSLDFMDATTQTVRGAAQYLARNGAKVGLTGFCLGGAVTIIGSTRISELAAAVAFYGIPPEQAAKPADVKIPLQGHFANRDDWCTPQVVDAFEKGLKAAGKTAEFFRYDADHAFVNEERAAVHDREAAELAWGRATDFFKKHLG
- a CDS encoding anthranilate synthase component I, whose translation is MNRTVFSLPAQSEYRAARGLDVTRSVEHFTGGAALDRLIEQLDTRRGVVLSSGTTVPGRYESFDLGFADPPLRLESTGTDFFIEALNARGKVLVAFLSQTLKEPCAVITEKSATRLAGHIVRGDAPVDEDQRTRRASVVSLVRDIIAAFSSPNDGLLGLFGAFAYDLVFQFEDLKQKRTREKDQRDIVLYIPDRILAYDRATGRGVILSYDFAWDGQSTKGLDRETPQSVYAKTKREGFADHAPGVYQETVETARKAFARGDLFEAVPGQLFAEPCERTPAEVFQRLCRINPSPYGALINLGEGEFLVAASPEMFVRSDGRRIETCPISGTIARGVDAISDAKQIQELLNSQKDEFELNMCTDVDRNDKARVCVPGSIKVLARRQIETYSKLFHTVDHVEGMLRPGFDALDGFLTHAWAVTVTGAPKLWAMQFVEDHERSSRRWYAGALGFIGFDGSINTGLTIRTIRMKDGLAEVRVGATLLFDSDPVAEEKECQTKAAALFQALRGDPPKPLSAFQPDASGSGKRVLLIDHEDSFVHMLADYFRQVGATVTVTRHNHALALLKTEKYDLLVLSPGPGRPQDFGVSKFIGAALEKKLPVFGVCLGVQAIGEYFGGKLGQLPLPAHGRPSRVQVRGGTLMGNLPNEVTIGRYHSLYVERDGMPDVLQVTATTEDGIAMAIEHKTLPVGGVQFHPESLMSLEGNVGLRIVENAFRLGQKANA
- a CDS encoding adenine phosphoribosyltransferase is translated as MTLADDLKATVRAIPDYPKPGIIFRDITTLLGNAWAFRRAVDELVQPWAGSKIDKVAGMEARGFILGGAVAHQVSAGFVPIRKKGKLPHTTVRIAYSLEYGLDEMEMHADAIQPGERVILIDDLIATGGTAEGAVKLLRQIGANVVAACFIIDLPDLGGAAKLRAMDVPVRTLMTFDGH
- a CDS encoding GNAT family N-acetyltransferase; this encodes MTFTISDLRQQPAFFDAVADRIWRGWWKERGFPADYIVGRLRENMSPSPIPFALVAHRGDTFMGTSSVIAADLEDRPQYAPWVAAVWVDPKYRMQQVGSALVGRAAEGAFALNFRRVYLCAPKERRRFYTRQGWTPVEENVGERKVTVFVRVPDGSR
- a CDS encoding M48 family metallopeptidase, yielding MAAYGLYTHIASNKFRSMLLLGGLFLLVYVMVFAGALIAEAVMNSQRPFDDYIVLATRDLIRAFPYATIGSALWIVIAYFFNQSIIDAVTGGHEVTRQEQPRLYNLLENLCISRGIPMPKLKIVDDSALNAFASGLNRRQYSISVTSGLLNALNDREMEAVLGHELTHIRNGDVQLMVVAVIIAGVIGFVAELVFRMVFNSNWRFSGGRSSSDSDRKGGGAFGIILLAIALIGLAWGLSLVVRFALSRSRELLADAGSVELTKDPDAMIMALRKIEGRGELPGATSAVMEMCIDNPREGFADLFATHPSVDSRVKALVQYAGGRDPGPLPLPGGETIDESGHGEPQYDGTRPQAPPEAPRRGPWDSSPAPTPSPSGSILGPWGRR
- a CDS encoding NAD(P)-binding domain-containing protein, with protein sequence MTTLVIGAGPAGLAAVKSLKEAGLPVRCVEKNADVGGQWLYGSPASAVYASTHLISSKRTTAYADFPMPEDWPAYPGHAQVSEYFKSFAKHFDLYPSISFNTDVHKIEQRDGSWRATFSDGTSDDYESVIFANGHLSDPLTPKIAGEFSGKLMHAKDYKTADIFEGKRVLVVGMGNTGCDIVVDAIHRASKVLWSVRGGNHFVPKFLAGKPADEGNHKPRRFIIPKRLRSMLHEPILRFLVGPPERFGLPKPQHRLYDRTPIVNSLVLQHLGQGDVTLRKPIREFRGDTVVFADGQEDEVDLVLLATGYEITFPFLEDLSELNWLPERHAPRLYLNIFPSRPNGLYVAGLLEGAGVGWPGRALQADLIAAYIRAQKESADTTADFRDKIAAFHARPPGKDRGDHGIFVDFLQYKRDLQKAIASLSVPSPAV
- a CDS encoding SDR family oxidoreductase, which produces MDLELKGKIAVVTGGTRGIGKAIARSLAGEGMDVAIVGRDLEAAKATASEIAGETGRTVRAYSADTGKDDAVRAAVAAIRNDFGRIDVLVNSAAQPSGQAKPPSLSEITDEIFWSDVNVKVMGYLRMAREVAPLMTAQGWGRIINISGLGARQTGTTVGSIRNVGVAALTKNLADELGPKGINVTCVHPGLTRTEKTPGVIEWRAGIQKKTKEEVEKAMNDLNTIRRLVTAEEIGYIVAFLASPKSIAINGDVIAAGGGIPGSIYY
- a CDS encoding LemA family protein, with translation MSSGWILLGVIVVIALFAFGAYNRLVALAQRVSQAFADIDVQLKQRHDLIPNLVETVKGYATHEKGTLEDVVKARNTAISAQGPAQVSAAEGQLSAALGRLIALSEAYPDLKANANFQQLQSELSDIENKIAASRRFFNNAVQEYNTGIQQLPAALFAGALGFTKKDFFDLGEQRGQLEQAPSVKF